The following DNA comes from Sander lucioperca isolate FBNREF2018 chromosome 2, SLUC_FBN_1.2, whole genome shotgun sequence.
AGAGGTTACTTCcacaaacaaaagacacaaaagaggaggaagagtaaATCATGGCTACATGTGTGTTGACTCAGCAGGGATAACATTAAATGGGaaagttgatctacaggagtataaatatttgaaagcaatacagaatgccatagagccttactgcattatatacCATTATATTATCACCTGCTGCATGAATTCAGTGTTTTCCTTCTAATTTCAGAATTCACCAGCATGCAGAAATGAAGTGTGTAATGCTAAACAAATTCCTCCCTTTAATGCACCGTTATGCAAAAAGGAATTTCTGACCTATAATATCCTGACCTATCTGTAATTATAATCCAGTAATATATGTACAATGATATAAAAGGGTACATTCTGCAAAACAATTCcctttacttttgatactacAGAACTTTTGCACTTTTAAGAAGAATGCATGACTTTTACGTGTAGTATTGGCTTCTTTTACACAAGATCTGTATTCTTCTTCGACAACTAGAAATGACAAAAGCAGACCATAACTCATAAAGTGTTTAGTCAACTAGAAAGCAAACATCTacaattatatacagtattttttagATATCATTTGCGTTCAAATAATCTATTTTGTAATTCAATAATGAAAACAACAGGTTCATTCATGTCGAGTTAGCAGTTAAAGAAATATTTGACTCACCATCCGTACCTCTCTGGTAAGATTCTGCagaccttaaaaaaaaagaaaaaaaggataaaaagaatgaaTTTGAAATGTTTACATCCATCCATTAAATATGTTAACACTCACAATGTGGTTTTACCTCATTAAGATGTGACCACTTCCATTTTTTAACCGGTTTTCTTTTTCCCGCTGCTCAACAAATGTCACTTGCTTTTTCATTGTTACTTACAATCCCAATATTTCCTGTTGATATGTCAGAGAGGTTGCAAACATCTTTAtcagctcagtgtgtgttgcAGCCAGCAGAACCCTATGCATGTGAAATGAAGCGAGCCCTGAAATCTGACACTATTCCCAGGGTTTCAATTACAGAGCAGAGGTCTAATATACTTGAACCCAGAGCGTGTTCTCATCtaaaatgtaaaacacaaacaacattaCAGGCCACTCTGTTTACACACTTTATTGAGCATCATGTCCAATATACATTGCATTGacacaaaatggaaaaaaactaaaaagaaaaataataatggcGTTAGGGTGGATTACCTGGACACACCATTTTCAGAGCGTATTGCTTAATGACATTTCAAACGCACCGAATCTGTGCAAATACAGTGAACACCGGTCAGAGGAGGTCATGGTAGGTTAGAAAATTCTGACTTAAAAAGGTAATGTCAACAGCAGTTATGTGATCATAAAGTCTACAGAAAACTACTAACTGTACACATCACATTCACCCAGAATGTACTACCAATGGTATCATAATTAAACATACCCAACTCCTTCAAACCTGATTGCATGCGCCAAAAGATGGTTAGCTATTTGTCAATGTCAGTCACAGATCAATCATGTATAACATAATTCAGAATAGATGTCGTCGTGGCTTAACGGTCAGCGACACCATCAGTGAAAGTGAACAAAAGCCAATGGTTTTACAGACTCCACCCAAACACGACGTGTGTGTATATTCTTTCAAAATTAAAAACCTAGATGCAGGATTGTGTTCCTTTCCCCATCAGAAACACTTATTTAGACTTTACTAAGTGGTGTGTTGACTTCAAGTCTCTATCAAGAATTACAACCAAAATTCAGTGATTAAGTAAAAGGTGATAAATATTATCTAAGTATGCACCAATCAGAATTTAAGATGTCGATAGAATTAAAAGAGCGTTACTTAATCTACCCAAAGTCCTTGGAGTTCTAAACCTTGAAGTGAATGTGACCTACGAGTCATCCTTTACCCACACGTTGATCGAAAGCCAGATGTGCCACAAAGTAAAAAACCTAGCCTAATTCTACCATGGAGCCCCTAATATTCCCCATTTTAAACAGATTGAGAACTCAAACCACCATTACCCTTTGCAAATGAGTTTACCTTTTAAATTGAGCTCTAATGCCAGTTACCAGTACACATGTAGACTAATCACAGTTGAAGCTATTTTCACCGACTGTATTTGGTTGTCCATGATTTACAACGTTGTGAAAAGACATTAGACTAAGTGATAATTAATAGAGATCTTAAATGACCGTAAGGGTCACGTGTTAAGGGAAAGGCTCAGCAATATTAGAGGTTTACAGTGCCGAATACTAATCGAGACCCTAAAAAACGTTCATCATGAGAAGTTTGCACAAACCTTCCTTTACCGTTAGCTATGCTCGTGTGAGTCAATAGATTATGAAACAATAACTCTCAAATCACTGAGTAAGCCATTCCATTTACATCTACAGCTAGCAACAATACATAACAGAGCTGTTTGAGGGGGATCATGCAGGTTTGAGAGTCATGGTTTTATATCACTTAAAACATACACCAGCATAAGAAGAAAATGCTAGCAGGAGGCCGTTTCTCAGAAAGTACAGACTGCATGAAAACCCTTTCGAAAACATTCTCAACCTGTCCCTCTAAACAACAAGCAGGCCGTGAGGACGTGAGGCGAACAAAAGGCAACAGTGATTCAATGACACGTGTTGAAAATAATCACATCTACTGACAGAGATTTGTTGGGCTGCCGTTAATCTGGGCGTAAGTATTCAGAAGGGAGGACAAGTGATAACCTAATGGTAACGGGTTTTGTTCTACACAATCTTGACCACTAAATTGCATAAGAAACCTGGTATAAAGTAGAAACTGTTCAGCAGCAGATAAAAAAGCAAGTTAATTTACAGTAGTGACATATCTTACATCAttaatttttcaaaataaataaaattaaatatacaATTCCAGGTAGGAAACAGGTTAATTTCGCTGGTAGGGTTCTCAAATTGGCTCATCTTGCAGAAAATGGCAACCGTTCACAGAAACGTGGTTGAAGTTAGCCAATTTCCTTTGACTGGCAAAACAAGGGGTGCAAAAGCCTTTTGTTGAAATTTTCCCTCTGAAGGCATTTCCTTTaactagagaaaaaaaaaaaaaagacaaaagaacatTGTTACTATTACTTCCAGAACAAGGTTTCACATATGACAattacttaaaggaacacgccgacttattgggactttagcttattcaccgtatcccccagagttagataaggaaaatgttggtgttattttgtcacttattgggagcagtaggctagatggagccggttacctccaggatctgggctaagctaggctagcggtgggtgcgtcagacagagttacgacacgcacggagatgagaagggtatttatggacttatctaactctgggggatacggtgaataagctaaagtcccaataagtcggcatgttcctttaagatGAAACAATGAATCGACTTACCCTGGAATTTACAATTGACTCCTAATCAAAAGCCATCTCTTGACTTTTTCTTACACAGCGAGCCACCTTCCTCTTGAATTCACCGTTAGGGTCCTCCCTCCACTCTTTCTGTGGGAGCAACATTGGATTCTTTCAACGACACATCCTCAATTGACTTGAACTGCCATGATAACAAGAATAAAAAGAGGTTTTCCCAGTGCCAGGGGGATGGGATAAGTAGTGGAACTCACCGCCGCATCCACATTAGCTGGCGAGTCGCTGTTGGGGTCTGCCAGCATGGAGATAACACTAATCATGATTGTCTCTACCGTGTGGATCGGAAGCCAGCGCTCCTCGGGCTTCTCGTAACCAAACTTATCTTCTCCGGGCTCATGCAGAATTGAGATGCAAACGTCGCCGTTCTTTGCAACTGTGGAGAAAAATGGGAGCAGGAATTTAACAGCAGCCAATATAATGTTATGACAGCTTTCTGTACAATTAAGCTCAAAGCCTGGACTACTTTTACTGCTTAATCACAAACaaccttttataaaaaaaatcatccaatAAAGtagctaaacaaaaaaaatcatttaactGGCCAGACCAAGGGATGGCAATGACGATTGGAAGTGAAACATCAAAGAGAACATGCTCAACATGTTTACCATTTGGGTGCCAGATTTCAGTGATGAACTTCATCTTTGGAGGCCGTAGTGGATAATCATAGGGAAAGGTCAGGTATGCTTTGAAAAACCCTCCTTCACTGCAATACAAAGAACAGAGCAGGGACAAATGAAAGTGGATTGATTGAATAATGATCAATCAATGATCAATGATAGAAATAATGATTGAATAATTTAAAATAGtaatttatatatttctaaCCAAAGAAATGATTGTCCAAATATTTCTTCTTACTTACAAAAGGGTATCTTGTGGACCAATGATCACAACTTCCCATTTATATATGTCATCATCATCTATTAGACCAGCTGAAAAGCCCTCCACGGGGTTCTTGTTGAgctctgggaaaaaaaaaaaaagaaaaaaaaggaggcaTAAAAAGGTTGCTCTTTTTAAATACAATGAACtggaaatcaaacacaactataCTAATTTCACAAACGTGACAGGTCCActccagggtttttccttgctcataATGAGCCTTTTTGTATATTATGCTTTAGTTAATAAACTCCAGTTAACAAAACTGGAAAatgatatttaaataaataacagccAGACTCTCCTATTCAAGTTTTTGTTCTGCttgtttaacatgtttttggtaaattgctcttaaaaacacatttagagaggatttgaattgctatttttattctcaattcttaccattttggtgctggtgattttcctttggggctggctaaaacctcttttttttccgctatgcaggaaaaaccctgaactCTACATGTGTGAGCAAGTAAGGAGTCAAGATAAAAAGGTAAAGATTACAGGGTAGATTTCGGAGATGTCAACATTTATGTTGTTATGATGTTATTGCGTTGACAAATCCCTTGCAAAAGACAGAACCAGGAGGGACAGTGATTAAAGTGGTGACTGATAATTTAATAAGCCAGTTGGTATAATTTGAGAAATTAGCACGCACAATATTCCATTACAGCCCATTTACAGAGGGTGTTAAAAACTATTTTACAGTAATCCAGGATTTGGAGAATGTCAGATCAATGCTTTGGAACCAAAACTCAACCTCAACAGAAAACCTTTACAGGACAAAGCACAGAACAAATGCCTTGGCTTTCACTCATGTCGCAATAAAAACTAGGTACGGTTAaaactaggggtgcacgattcagaaaatgtcacgattcgatatcgattttcaggctcaagattcgattcaaaaatcgctttttcgattcaaaaaggattagattaaaaaaaaaaaatcgattcacagtatgtaaatgtagttacttttcccatgtgattgaatacaataaaaaataaataaaaaaagaattgaaaatatgaatcgatttttggaattctatgagtcgattttgaatcggtagagcttgaatcgcgattcgaatcgatttttttgcacacccctagttaaaacgtttgggtttttttaacCACAGAGCTGGGTTTTTGAATAGATTTTAAAATAGGATTCAACAGCAACAAGACCAGGAAAAAAATAGCTGCTGCAAGAATTGGTGCGAAGTGCACTTTCAGAGATAATGGCAACGCGGCACAGCCATAATGTTATATGTTGAGGTCACTGACATTGATGAACCACGTATGGAAGGTACAAGTAAATCTAAGGTGAGCCGCGTGCTACAGGGAATGTTGAGTTTGCATTCACAATAAATTAATGATACAAAAGTAGCTGCTGACCAGAATGAATATGTAGTAAGTGCTGTGTTAGCCCCCATTTAATTAACACCCTTACTTATAAGCAAAGCATGAATTGTGCGGATTTGATCTCCTGAGCCCTTGTTTCAATTTTCTGGCACAGGTACAGTATCCCAGTAGGCTCCCAGTtagaaccttagaattttttaatATAACAACAACGTTTGTAAAATGGGTGCCTCGAAATAATTCCCAATATTGACGTTGATGTCCTCTAATATAACTTTTGTTTAATGCTTATAGGAGATGTTACGTTTTGAGTTTTTTGGTATCATACAAGATGTTTTTAGTGAATAGAAAAATTACTTTTTGTGTTTCACCATTTAAGAATGTGTAAAAGATAATTTGAATAAGTCATAATAAATATACAGTGTGCCTAATGTTCACTGAATCAAATCGTGGCTTCCAAACATAGTGATCACTGTTGAAGGGAATCGCCAACTTGAAGAACTGCACTGAGTCACCCAGTGTAAAGCCAGTGATTTACAACCCCACACGCAGAGAAACTGGAATACATCAGTCACAGAATGGGATGTTAGCCTGTCTCCTTTTTTGGATGCATCAGTGGATGCAGTGATGGATGGATGCTGTCATTCAGAACCATTCAACATTCAGTCAGTACATTATCACAGTGGGTCTAACTTTATCAAAGTAGGTCACTTTGGCTACAGTGTACAACTGTGAAAATACTAAAATAATATCAATTTCGTGATAGGAAGTACATTGTATGGGATGCTGACCCTCCTAATATTGTGATACATCTCAGATACCTTTTCCTAATCTTGAATGCTGCATTACAGTTTTTATAGTCTATTTCCTTGAcatttcacttccgggatttctCCGTTGACGCCGGCAAAtccaccggatttcactcattcagGCCGGAtttccgttgccttgggcttcctttgtgttggcattttaaactctgatcgatttatgaggactatgactaaccttttctcagatctctgcagggtaaatccagacagctagctagactatctgtccaatctgagttttctgttgcacgactaaaacaactttcaaaacgtacatgttccaccaaaactagttccttccgagcctattttacAGAGGATTTTCTCCGgtacttagcaccgcccaagacgattctgattggtttaaagaaatgccattaaaccagagcacgttttatGCATATCCGAATGCTATGttgagtagccagaccctcctccagagcgctttggaggagggtctggcaaagcgagactacagttTTTAATGACATTATAGGTTTTATTGCActtgagaaggaaaaaaaatattgactgCCACTTCCTGATGACCATTATATTAAAAATGACACATGTTCTCATGTTTATCAGACTAGTGGTGAAAAGGAAATGGtatgatatatttaaaaaattgttaaaaaaaaatcctaatttgTTTATCTAGCCGGGAGACAGGCATTCAGACTGTCAGGCAGCTGCAGCTATGCATCATGGCTATTGGTTGTTTAGTGTCGAAGTCCATGTTGGCATTAATAAGAAAAGACACACCACTGCCACCAACAGTAATCATATTGATGGCGATTCTCAAAATAAGCAAACAGGAGAACTCATAATTGAGAGCTTAAACACTGACATGCGTATCCTCATTAAGAAAGACGCTGACTAACCAGCGGTACAGTCTGGGCCAGAATTTACATCAGAAACGTAGGATATTATCGCATAGAGCTAGCTGACCAGTTTGTAATTTTAATCAGGTTTCTACTGATAATGTAGCATATCTGTCTATGAAAGGCTTAGGCTATGATAAAGATATTATCAGCAAAGCTAAAGTCATCAGAGCAGATGAGTGCCTGGATTGATTATTCCTTTGTTCCGTCAGCTAACTAATGTCGAACTTGCTAGCCCGCTAGCAAGGTTGGCGTTTCGATTAAGTGTTGGTTCAGATATAACGTTAGTTATTTGAGCCACGTATACTTGTATAGCtatgtatatcttttttttttcaccagaGATCAGCTAATCAAAGCAGCTTAACCACATACTGAACTGCAGTGATAAAGGAATCCATTATGTTGCTTGGTTAGCTTTCTGAGCTTACTCCTATGGCGTAAACATAGCTTTGCGAAGCTATAAAAAaggctaacgttaactgctAGGAAGGTAGCCTTTATATCGGCTATATTTGATTACGATATTGTATTCATATTACCTGCCAGTTGTTTTCGAAGAAGTAATGCTGATTGTTCGGTCATGGTACGCGGACGTAAATGAAAATCACTTTATGTCGACAAATACCTTCCAAAAAATAGAGCTAAAGCTGAAaccgaggtgagatcttgcgcTGCCTGCTGCTGATTTCCCTCTGTGTTTTGACACAAGGTTCAGCTGCTGGCTTTAGCTGTGCGCATGCGTGTCTGcagtatgtgtgtttataaTACAGTACATCCATGGTTTATGTGCCTATTTATTTAAGGCAACGTTTATCTAGATATCAACAGGCACTAACCTGGAAACGTTCTTTCCAACCTTCTAGCCAACTTCCCTGACCTAACGTTACAGGATTCCTGACAGCAAAGGGATCATCTGACATCAATGCTTTGTTGGCTTTTGAGAATCCCAGGCCACTTGGTGGTTATGATGATGATACTGACTAACCGAATAATTGGTTGTTGTTTACTTCATGGTGTTTTATTGTGGTTATTGTGATTTGGTTTGTAAAAATGTATGGCCTTACAGAATAGCTTGGGCTTCCACCTGTCTTATTATGTTAGACATGCAGAGGGGAGAAGAGCACATCTTCTTGTTTgagtttgtttgtattttgttttttgttaaattgtCTTTTAGTGttgcattacattttttgtcatttattgttgtttttagaaGTTTATTGATGCTATTAATGGACAAAGTATTTTTGCTGATACCGGTTGAAACAATGTGTAATGAATTTGTggtataaaacagagaaatacTGGTCAACCAATATGGTATTATTAGGTAGCATAATATAATTgaatactactaataataatcattttacCATTGTAAATGTAGGCatatatcatattttttttatcaaaatacttcTAAATTGAATATTATTtccagttgtttgaaatattctTATTGGGAGGAATACATTTGTGTGACTCAACTCAAGTGGCATACACAGCCATTTTCAGACATGACAAAcaataaaggtttaaaaaaaaaagaaaagaaaaaaaaaaacatttatgtactgcatttttgttttacaaGGTTGCTTAACAAGTTTGTTGTTAGAATAGGTTGTTGCCCCAAATCAAAGTGAAATAATTAGCTTAACATTaatttactaaataaaaaatattgcttCACCAAATACACATGATGCGTTTTAATTATCGGAGATATGATGCATCAGCGATAGAAGAGGCGAATGAAAACGTTTTACGTATCCTTATCAAACGTTAATTTTCACTCTATGCATTTCCGCCTATTTTTTCTAATATCAAAATTACGTCAATAAAACTTAATTTGTTCGCCAACGCAGCTTTCATGAAGATGATCATATTTACTAGCATAGTGATTGAAAGCACGAGCTTGTGAAGAGCACCTAAAGGCAGCATTATGCGGAAGGAAGGTTGCTCGGCGCCATATTTAATACATCAAAAGCTAGCTAGCATTGACGTGTTTACAAGCCTTAACTTTTACCTTGAGACGGAAAACTAAAACAAGCCCTCAACTTAATCAAAAATGAATGTTATAGATCACGTACGGGATATGGCTGCCGCTGGCCTTCACTCTAATGTTCGGATATTGAGCAGTTTGTTGCTGACGATGAGTAATAACAACCCGTAAGTAATGCCAGAGCAGGATCCGTCTATTTCCTGAAGAGTGCCTACACAAGAGTGTTAGCTAGCTATGTTGTCAGCCCGAAATGATAGCACAAAGCTAACTGGTCAACACTAGCTAGCTGACATTAGTGATTGTAGTGGTAAAGAAGCTCGGGCTTCTCTATCATTAACGTCACAAACAGAAGCACGCAGATACGCATCGCTAGtaacgttaactagctagctacgtTAATAAGAGTTTAATTTAAGTTATTGGGTGGAACACAATCTACGTTCTTTCCCAAGAAATAGTCATATGAAGAGTAAGTAGTAGCTTCAAGTATTATGAATTCAACCGAGCAACGAGTATTGGAGGACTTGTCACATATTCTTCCCCTTCACAATCTTGAAGGTTCACggtgtgattgatttaaaaccaGTGGCTATGAGTTAATGTAACGTTGCAGTCCCGTTACAATGTTTTGTTCTGATGTCAGTCAGCCCAGCATTACTTCTTAGGACACAGCTGAAGCAAGATGCTTCTACTCTATAAAAACTTAATGGGTTCTTACACTCCTGTGCTGTGCTTTGGATCAATTGTCAATTTCAttgtctttgtttgttgttaTGGTTTTACATTTCCAGAATATTCTTCATCAGGTTTATCTGCTTGATATGTTTTTGTTAACTTGGTTATCTACAGTTTTCATTCACATTTTCTGTTCTGTACTATCTGCCACTGAATGATATCATTTAAGTCTTTGTGCTTTTAGCATTTCAACAAACACAATGCGATATCATGTGTAAGAGACGTGTTTTCTATGTTGTGTCTATTCCGATTCTTATAACTTGTATTATTTGTATCTGTTTGATTCAAGTGAGCTGCTGTCGCCGACGCAGAAGTACCAGTTGTTGGTTTACCACGCTGATTCCATCTTCCACGATAAAGAGTATCGTAATGCCGCCTGCAAATACAGCATGGCATTGCAACAGAAGAAGGTGCTCAGCAAAACATCTAAAGTCCGTACTTCTACTGGTGGCGCTGCATCTAACATACAGGCACAGGTATGTTAGATAAGACTAACCATTTTTGATTGAATCCGTAACACAGCTCAGTGTCTCCATCCAGATTTCCTACAGACTGCAAGATGACACAGCAGttgcatttattttcatttgatgTTTCGATGATAGTATCATACAATACTGTGCATCTTGAGGGACAAATATCCATACCACTGACTTGATCAGTTGGCATGGATGGTAATAGGAAAATGTACAATTACACATAATGTTGTCTTTCAGAGTTTGCCCTCTGAAATTGAGGTAAAGTACAAGATTGCTGAATGCTACACCATTTTGAAACTGGATAAAGATGCCATTGCAGTGCTCGATGGGATCCCGTCCAGACAGAGGACTCCAAAGGTAGGCTGCTACTCTCATAGTTACTGtaataaactttttttcttaatgCTTTTATATGCCTTTTTTTGTAATACAGACTTCATATCTGTTAACTCTAGGGCTGCaattaacgattattttcactgtCTATTTCatttgtcaattattttctcaattaaccAATTACTTGTTGGGTCGATAAAATGGCAAACAgtccaagatgatgtcctcggatgtcttgttttgtccacaactcaaagatattcagtttactgtcccagaggagagaagaaactagaaaatattcacatttaagaagctggaatcagatcattttaaaactataaactttttttttcataaagaaATTACAAAAACCGATGagtcgattatcaaaatagttgccgattaatttctAGGTTGAGAACTAATCAATGAATGGATTAATTTTTGCAGCTCTATCGTGCACACGTGCGACCAAAATGAAAGTTAGGGTGGAAAGGGCCGGCAGAGTAATGATGAAAACACGTCTTTATCTCAGTGAGACCTCCACCTGCATTGTgtactagaggtcgaccgatagtggattttaccgataccgatagctaggttgggccgtatttgccgataaccgattaatcgaccgatagtatttataacttatacagttgacaaaatgcatacattgtttcaaaagaaagtccagacgcttttgccaataatcaaaataataatgtcatatttattgatattacacccacagcaatgctacacaagcatgtgtgttgtctaaaacagttctcctacatatttggagtcatccagtgcaaaaataaacataatgagcattataattcatataaaggacaaactatttacatttcttcaaaaaatgccc
Coding sequences within:
- the LOC116051662 gene encoding ubiquitin-conjugating enzyme E2 G1-like; translation: MTEQSALLLRKQLAELNKNPVEGFSAGLIDDDDIYKWEVVIIGPQDTLFEGGFFKAYLTFPYDYPLRPPKMKFITEIWHPNVAKNGDVCISILHEPGEDKFGYEKPEERWLPIHTVETIMISVISMLADPNSDSPANVDAAKEWREDPNGEFKRKVARCVRKSQEMAFD